The Amblyomma americanum isolate KBUSLIRL-KWMA chromosome 3, ASM5285725v1, whole genome shotgun sequence genome window below encodes:
- the LOC144124750 gene encoding uncharacterized protein LOC144124750 — protein sequence MHIDCYSALPISARFLRHAGGQQGFGDDRTPKVARSTSDVASMLITRLVADVLLNASQSLSGSTSVHEQMDAVLLESAHRLNAMGHLLAKMGAAVKVGGRKLRDADGTLSIILGPAKFRRQKASLWAIDIASLGNCSTEARLSQITAKIITTYATRTKPSSIYKGAEQIGDIVGSTGDTLEDIASRLAASRENGTAELTKPELSETGEELLHQISEIIVNHHAH from the exons ATGCATATTGACTGCTATTCGGCTCTACCGATCTCCGCCCGGTTTTTACGACATGCAGGTGGCCAACAGGG TTTTGGTGATGACCGCACCCCGAAAG TGGCAAGAAGCACCAGCGACGTGGCATCCATGCTGATCACTCGGCTGGTGGCTGACGTGCTGCTGAACGCGAGCCAGTCGTTGAGTGGCAGCACCAGTGTCCACGAACAAATGGACGCCGTCCTGCTGGAGTCGGCTCACCGCTTGAACGCCATGGGCCACCTGCTGGCCAAGATGGGAGCGGCCGTCAAGGTTGGCGGCCGTAAGCTGCGTGACGCCGACGGAACCCTG AGCATCATCTTGGGGCCTGCCAAGTTCCGAAGGCAGAAAGCCTCACTGTGGGCCATCGACATCGCCAGTCTGGGGAACTGCTCTACAGAGGCTCGACTCTCGCAGATCACTGCGAAGATTATCACCACATACGCGACTCGAACCAAGCCGTCGTCCATCTACAAGGGAGCGGAGCAGATTGGGGACATCGTGGGCTCGACGGGCGACACACTTGAAGACATCGCAAGCAGGTTGGCAGCAAGCCGAGAGAATGGCACTGCTGAACTAACAAAACCGGAGCTCAGTGAAACTGGAGAGGAACTACTTCACCAAATCAGCGAAATCATTGTCAACCATCACGCTCACTGA